In the Natronogracilivirga saccharolytica genome, one interval contains:
- a CDS encoding TonB-dependent receptor: MAIFDSFLPRIKRIRIFWITTLMLFGFTSLSLAQTGRVAGTVTAADDGEPLPGAHVMIVEEDAGAAADPDGNYSIVNVPPGTYTIEATAVGFASTTIEDVRVNIDQTTNVDIEMREEEFVGEEVVLVDERPVVERDVASSRANISAADMESLPVVDVSEAIGLQAGIQGLNVRGLGSQYMQFQVGGFSMRDERDNTPYTAISMTSVAEMQVQTGGFNAEYGNVQSGVVNVVTRSGDRDNYNADVIFRYSPPGKKHFGPSPNDPESFFMRPYLDDDVAWDGTDSGAWDRYTQRKYPEFEGWRNVEQSNLSPGSEYYGLSATAAQRLFEHEHRKDFAITEPDYDLDLGFGGPVPYVGEFLGNLRFWASHRRTQEMYLYPLSEDRYQDHSTHIKLTSDVIEGAGMTLDIEALFGSQSGTNNNNVGQPGIFRGAGGIAAAPSMHSYQRSVVFSSDYFAPTEVDRFMIGANFTRMVTDDTFYDISLSHFQSDYDTNPNPLRSDETVAVFGNDYEANEAPFGFQPEPSSGIGTGMRMGVGMSNSRDSSRVSYQTAEFDLTSQLTHFMQIKTGAEFVRTHSKVNYAAVDEFLQAGRTASRWDKKPLRGGLYAQTTLEFEGMVANLGLRADYHYANTTWYDFDPFDPALGPGNIDMMDDLLETTDTDHQVFLSPRLGVSFPITVESKLFFNYGHFRSMPQPENLYMIRRETLEDRVARIANPNMPLPQTVAYELGYEHSLMDQYLIRVTGYYSDMRNHTELVDYVSADDRISYSISEPNWYRDHRGFEVTLERGEGRFFTGFVNYTYMVTSQGRFGFPWQYENPAEQRQQERRYEPAETRPVARPYARVNLDFHTPADFGPEWGGFNPLERWNINLLANWQAGRWLTWTGPGAAPPGVSNNIQWRDEFNIDMRITREFEMQGTRIRLFADISNVLNTKRMSQWASYGFEDGDDYNRYMQSLHLPAEHEDEMMYEYVPGDDQPGDFRELDKDFVPIEARSTVSSDEVSSPNERALYYDTGTDEYFQWSDQEGDFIPADEDHVDHVLDNNKYIEMPNHQSFTFLNPRNVFFGIRVQF; this comes from the coding sequence ATGGCAATATTTGATTCATTTCTACCACGAATAAAAAGAATCCGCATATTCTGGATCACAACGTTAATGCTGTTCGGGTTTACCAGCCTTTCACTCGCGCAGACAGGCCGGGTTGCCGGAACAGTTACAGCTGCTGATGATGGAGAGCCTCTTCCAGGAGCTCACGTGATGATTGTGGAGGAGGATGCCGGCGCGGCCGCTGATCCGGACGGCAACTATTCCATCGTAAATGTCCCCCCCGGAACTTATACCATTGAAGCTACTGCTGTCGGCTTCGCCTCAACAACTATTGAAGATGTCCGCGTCAATATCGACCAGACTACCAATGTGGATATTGAAATGCGTGAAGAAGAGTTTGTCGGAGAAGAAGTGGTCCTTGTGGATGAGCGCCCGGTTGTAGAAAGGGATGTGGCTTCCAGTCGGGCCAACATCAGTGCTGCAGATATGGAGAGCCTGCCTGTAGTGGATGTTTCTGAAGCGATTGGGTTGCAGGCTGGTATTCAGGGACTGAATGTCCGTGGTCTGGGCTCGCAGTACATGCAATTTCAGGTTGGCGGTTTCAGTATGCGTGATGAACGCGACAACACTCCGTACACTGCCATCAGCATGACTTCTGTAGCGGAAATGCAGGTGCAGACCGGTGGTTTCAACGCCGAGTACGGAAATGTGCAGTCCGGAGTCGTCAACGTAGTGACACGTTCGGGGGACAGGGATAACTACAATGCAGATGTGATCTTCCGTTACAGCCCGCCCGGCAAGAAACACTTCGGACCTTCGCCCAATGATCCCGAATCCTTTTTTATGCGTCCCTATCTCGATGATGATGTCGCCTGGGACGGTACTGACAGTGGTGCATGGGACCGGTATACCCAAAGAAAATATCCCGAATTTGAAGGATGGAGAAACGTAGAGCAGTCCAATCTGTCACCCGGATCGGAATACTACGGTCTCTCCGCTACAGCAGCCCAGCGTCTGTTTGAACATGAGCACAGAAAGGACTTCGCCATCACAGAGCCTGATTATGATCTTGACCTTGGATTTGGTGGTCCGGTGCCTTACGTCGGTGAATTTCTCGGGAATCTCCGCTTCTGGGCTTCACATCGGCGTACCCAGGAAATGTATCTTTATCCGCTCTCTGAAGACCGGTACCAGGATCACAGTACACACATCAAGCTGACCTCCGATGTCATCGAAGGGGCCGGCATGACACTGGATATTGAAGCTCTGTTTGGCTCTCAGTCCGGAACAAATAACAACAACGTCGGACAGCCCGGAATTTTCCGCGGTGCAGGAGGAATAGCTGCAGCACCAAGTATGCACTCATATCAGCGCTCTGTTGTGTTCTCAAGTGACTATTTCGCACCAACAGAGGTTGACCGGTTTATGATAGGAGCCAATTTCACCCGAATGGTGACAGACGATACTTTTTATGATATCTCCTTGAGCCACTTCCAGTCTGACTATGACACCAATCCAAATCCGCTTCGGAGTGATGAGACTGTTGCCGTTTTCGGAAATGACTACGAGGCAAATGAAGCTCCCTTCGGGTTTCAGCCCGAACCCTCATCGGGTATCGGTACCGGTATGAGGATGGGCGTTGGCATGAGCAACTCCAGAGACAGCAGCCGTGTCAGCTATCAGACAGCCGAATTCGATCTGACAAGCCAGCTGACGCATTTCATGCAGATCAAAACAGGTGCCGAGTTTGTCCGGACGCACAGCAAGGTTAACTATGCAGCAGTGGATGAGTTCCTTCAGGCCGGAAGAACAGCTTCCCGATGGGATAAAAAGCCCTTGCGCGGCGGACTCTATGCCCAGACCACACTTGAATTTGAAGGTATGGTGGCAAATTTAGGTTTGCGGGCAGATTACCACTATGCGAACACGACCTGGTACGATTTTGACCCGTTTGACCCGGCTCTCGGACCCGGAAATATCGATATGATGGATGACCTGCTCGAGACGACGGACACCGATCACCAGGTATTCCTCAGCCCGCGTCTCGGAGTATCTTTTCCTATCACCGTGGAAAGCAAGCTCTTTTTCAATTACGGACATTTCCGGTCCATGCCGCAACCCGAAAATCTCTATATGATCCGAAGGGAAACCCTTGAAGACCGTGTGGCCCGGATTGCCAATCCCAATATGCCGCTCCCCCAAACCGTAGCATACGAACTCGGATATGAGCACAGTCTGATGGATCAGTATCTGATCAGGGTAACCGGATATTATTCCGACATGAGAAATCATACGGAGCTGGTGGACTATGTCAGCGCCGATGACCGGATCAGCTACAGCATCAGCGAACCCAACTGGTATCGTGACCACAGAGGTTTTGAGGTCACGCTGGAGCGGGGCGAGGGACGGTTCTTCACCGGATTTGTCAACTACACGTATATGGTTACTTCCCAGGGCAGGTTCGGCTTCCCGTGGCAATATGAGAACCCTGCAGAGCAGCGCCAGCAGGAACGCCGGTATGAACCCGCCGAAACCCGGCCGGTTGCCCGTCCGTATGCACGTGTCAATCTGGACTTCCACACTCCGGCAGATTTCGGACCTGAGTGGGGCGGTTTCAATCCGCTCGAACGCTGGAATATTAACCTGCTTGCAAACTGGCAGGCAGGCCGATGGCTGACATGGACCGGCCCTGGTGCAGCCCCTCCGGGTGTCTCCAACAACATACAGTGGAGAGATGAATTCAATATTGACATGAGAATTACCCGGGAATTTGAAATGCAGGGCACACGTATCCGACTCTTTGCAGACATAAGCAACGTTCTGAATACCAAGCGGATGTCACAGTGGGCAAGCTACGGTTTCGAGGACGGTGATGACTACAACCGCTATATGCAGTCACTGCACCTCCCGGCCGAGCATGAAGACGAAATGATGTACGAATATGTACCAGGCGATGACCAACCCGGTGATTTCCGGGAGCTGGACAAGGACTTCGTCCCCATCGAAGCCCGGTCGACAGTCAGCAGTGATGAGGTTTCATCTCCCAATGAAAGGGCTCTTTACTACGATACCGGCACGGACGAGTATTTCCAGTGGAGTGATCAGGAAGGTGATTTCATTCCGGCGGATGAAGACCATGTGGATCATGTACTTGACAATAACAAGTACATCGAAATGCCCAATCATCAGTCATTCACATTCCTGAATCCGCGCAATGTCTTCTTTGGTATCCGGGTTCAGTTCTGA
- a CDS encoding IPT/TIG domain-containing protein, with protein sequence MLKFKFQFLLPVAIFLISGILYGCDDDSNTIFDPDKEMDPDPEIQQVVPENEAFAGVGSVTLEGIEPVVIYGENFGNDKDRVDVYFGESQAEVLELHEDRVIVTPPDDPGEERKIRVSVIGAEKYSEVDYELVPIFETFPGLEDADEPRGMTTDPDGVLYAANIVSDAFDGVDRFFRDGSSEKIIEPENWSYLRLRHGPDDAIYLLRGGTIPIVYRAEEGQDSPDVISGPAHGLALQDLDFDSNENLWTGGLNHGDDDQDILRIDIYGDPNDPEHFRFEGDIHAIRAYQGDLYVSAQRYEDDDANDPNQSGVWRLPIDGNDELGDEELFVEMPDPEEYIRKITFTEAGQLVAATTTAESIYIHRDQELEPLYPGVIPPGAFNFAVSSKDKEQLIVGIQGTTIDGRTSEDKMIILEMNQEMAPFYGSR encoded by the coding sequence ATGCTAAAATTCAAGTTTCAGTTTCTGCTTCCCGTTGCAATTTTCCTCATTTCAGGAATTTTGTACGGATGTGACGATGACAGCAATACTATTTTTGATCCGGACAAGGAAATGGATCCGGATCCCGAGATTCAGCAGGTTGTGCCTGAAAACGAGGCCTTTGCCGGAGTCGGTTCCGTTACACTGGAAGGAATCGAACCCGTTGTCATCTACGGTGAAAATTTCGGCAATGACAAAGACCGGGTTGATGTATACTTTGGTGAGAGCCAGGCTGAAGTTCTTGAACTGCACGAAGACCGCGTTATTGTAACTCCACCAGATGACCCGGGTGAGGAACGCAAAATTCGTGTCTCGGTCATCGGTGCTGAAAAATACTCTGAGGTAGACTACGAACTGGTTCCCATTTTCGAAACATTTCCGGGCCTGGAAGATGCTGATGAACCCCGTGGTATGACGACAGATCCCGATGGAGTGCTCTACGCAGCCAACATAGTCAGTGATGCTTTCGACGGTGTGGACCGCTTTTTCCGGGATGGCAGCAGTGAAAAGATTATCGAACCGGAGAACTGGTCCTATCTGCGTCTGCGACATGGACCCGATGATGCCATCTACCTGCTGAGAGGAGGAACAATCCCTATCGTCTATCGCGCTGAAGAGGGCCAGGATTCTCCTGATGTAATATCAGGACCGGCCCATGGCCTGGCGTTGCAGGATCTGGATTTTGACAGCAACGAAAACCTGTGGACCGGTGGTCTGAATCATGGGGACGACGATCAGGATATCCTGAGAATTGACATTTATGGGGATCCCAATGATCCGGAACATTTCCGGTTTGAGGGCGATATTCATGCCATCAGGGCATATCAGGGAGACTTGTATGTCAGTGCCCAGCGGTATGAAGATGATGATGCCAATGATCCGAATCAATCAGGTGTCTGGAGACTGCCGATTGACGGCAATGATGAGCTTGGTGATGAGGAACTGTTCGTCGAAATGCCTGATCCGGAAGAGTACATTCGCAAGATTACCTTCACCGAAGCCGGTCAGCTGGTTGCGGCAACCACCACGGCGGAATCGATATATATCCATCGCGACCAGGAGCTCGAACCGCTTTATCCGGGTGTCATCCCGCCGGGTGCATTTAACTTTGCCGTATCATCCAAAGATAAAGAGCAGCTTATTGTCGGCATTCAGGGAACCACCATTGACGGCCGGACATCCGAAGACAAAATGATTATTCTTGAAATGAATCAGGAAATGGCTCCCTTTTACGGCTCAAGATGA
- a CDS encoding phosphodiester glycosidase family protein — protein MLPPAQAADTTRTVVGPGAVHIHIHDPSQPVHIEILEFDISHPENSLTTVLANDQLISSNEQVKSMSDRNTGDGHLVIGALNGDYYGTSYPFDKLRNGQIIDNKYVFGGFRNRSSFGMTDDGKPVIDILNFFGHIELPNSDTYEIERLNRAPVDSGLVIYNHYLAPDTRSDASTTEWRLVPLDDIATNRPVTFEVTEVERHQGSMTIQEDTYVLTGTNAIADSVYKYLSAGDQVTVTLGVQPSMHEELAGKSISELMGGGPRLLTNGERATTQFVGFEGFGENHSGERHPRSAVGFSKDSTKIYFVAVDGRQHHSRGATMREMADIMKGIGAWNAVNLDGGGSTTLVVRDEPVNDHDRSFGLGTFRSVANGILAVARINYDEITSHVSISPKEAVIDTSETEQFTASLIDNWDYALPGAEDGFTWELIDLEGNIDASGRFAPSDYGEGYIVTHYGELSDTASVTVREPVSTEPVSDRPLAFVLHQNYPNPFNPDTRISYELPETAHVQITVYDILGRPVSVLVSEEQQAGTHQVRFDASGLSSGTYIYELSSGNYIERKTMTLMK, from the coding sequence TTGCTGCCACCGGCTCAGGCAGCTGACACAACACGCACCGTTGTAGGCCCCGGCGCCGTTCACATCCACATCCATGACCCGTCGCAGCCTGTTCACATTGAAATTCTGGAATTTGACATCAGTCATCCGGAAAATTCTCTAACCACAGTACTGGCCAATGATCAGCTCATATCATCGAACGAACAGGTGAAAAGCATGTCGGACCGCAACACAGGTGACGGCCACCTTGTGATCGGAGCTCTGAACGGTGATTATTATGGCACAAGTTATCCCTTTGACAAGCTCCGTAACGGTCAGATCATCGATAACAAATATGTATTTGGCGGCTTTCGCAACCGTTCGTCGTTTGGCATGACCGATGACGGCAAGCCGGTAATAGACATTCTCAATTTTTTCGGACATATTGAGCTTCCAAATAGTGACACCTATGAAATTGAGCGATTGAACAGAGCGCCGGTTGACAGCGGACTTGTGATCTACAACCATTACCTGGCTCCGGATACCCGTTCAGATGCTTCCACTACGGAATGGCGGCTTGTTCCTCTGGACGATATTGCAACAAACAGGCCTGTAACATTCGAAGTTACAGAAGTAGAGCGCCATCAGGGAAGCATGACTATTCAGGAAGACACTTATGTCCTTACCGGAACCAATGCCATAGCCGACTCTGTCTATAAATACCTCTCGGCAGGTGATCAGGTAACCGTAACTCTCGGCGTACAGCCCTCTATGCACGAAGAACTGGCCGGAAAATCCATTTCCGAACTGATGGGTGGCGGCCCCCGTCTGCTGACCAACGGTGAACGGGCAACAACCCAGTTTGTAGGATTTGAGGGTTTCGGGGAAAACCATTCTGGCGAGAGACACCCGCGCTCAGCTGTCGGGTTCAGCAAAGACAGTACAAAAATCTATTTTGTCGCCGTTGATGGCAGGCAGCACCACTCGCGTGGAGCAACCATGAGGGAAATGGCTGATATTATGAAAGGTATCGGTGCCTGGAACGCTGTGAATCTTGACGGCGGCGGATCAACTACACTTGTGGTCAGAGACGAACCTGTAAATGATCATGACCGGTCCTTCGGCCTGGGAACCTTTCGCTCGGTGGCTAACGGAATTCTTGCCGTTGCCAGGATAAACTATGATGAAATTACCAGTCACGTCAGCATATCCCCAAAAGAGGCGGTAATTGACACTTCTGAAACAGAACAGTTCACTGCGAGTCTCATTGACAATTGGGATTATGCCCTGCCGGGAGCAGAGGATGGATTTACCTGGGAGCTTATAGACCTGGAGGGCAATATTGACGCTTCCGGCAGGTTTGCGCCGTCAGATTACGGCGAGGGCTATATTGTAACCCATTACGGTGAGCTTTCTGATACCGCCAGTGTGACTGTCAGGGAACCGGTTTCAACTGAACCCGTCAGCGACCGGCCTCTGGCTTTTGTTCTGCACCAGAACTACCCTAATCCGTTCAACCCCGACACCAGAATATCCTATGAGCTTCCTGAAACAGCTCATGTCCAGATTACAGTATACGACATACTCGGACGTCCGGTCTCTGTACTGGTTTCGGAAGAGCAGCAGGCAGGCACGCACCAGGTCCGGTTCGATGCATCCGGCCTGTCCTCAGGCACATATATTTACGAGCTTTCTTCGGGTAACTACATCGAAAGGAAAACCATGACGCTTATGAAATAG
- a CDS encoding TonB family protein: MNIQSVIIKIFLPIALSVSNTLLGCTAKREAMEPTQVTELPAFKSEEDKDYLELIVMFHLEEDGTIKDLQMVDSSGDVRWDSAAADSMKSWRFPSPSDSESKIFTRTVKVDIIPAEILNIAELLFQNKSDADLIYSRLRAGKSFESFVKETQEGETIAIEGRLIEGVESTEYPAQVAKILVNLQEGQYSSPVELGGKYAIFKRYGDDLQDQ; the protein is encoded by the coding sequence ATGAATATTCAATCTGTAATTATTAAAATTTTTTTGCCAATAGCATTATCAGTTTCAAATACCTTGCTCGGGTGTACTGCCAAGCGCGAGGCAATGGAACCAACTCAAGTTACCGAGCTCCCGGCATTTAAAAGTGAAGAAGACAAAGATTATCTGGAACTCATAGTTATGTTCCACCTGGAAGAAGATGGAACTATCAAGGATCTTCAAATGGTCGATTCAAGTGGAGATGTTCGTTGGGACAGCGCCGCAGCTGATTCCATGAAAAGCTGGCGTTTTCCCTCACCGTCTGACTCTGAGAGCAAAATCTTCACAAGAACGGTAAAAGTTGATATTATACCTGCTGAAATTCTGAATATTGCCGAGTTGCTGTTTCAAAATAAGAGTGATGCAGACCTGATCTACTCACGGCTCAGGGCGGGTAAGAGTTTCGAAAGTTTTGTTAAGGAAACGCAAGAAGGAGAGACCATTGCCATTGAGGGGCGTTTGATAGAAGGAGTAGAGTCAACAGAATATCCGGCTCAAGTTGCTAAGATACTTGTTAATTTGCAAGAAGGGCAATATTCCAGCCCTGTTGAACTGGGAGGAAAATATGCCATTTTTAAAAGATATGGTGATGACTTGCAAGACCAATAA
- a CDS encoding PorV/PorQ family protein, protein MKLKSLLTTLSIFALSAALLVDADAQPRDKRAQTTMKFLSVSTNARATGMGTAVTAIETKSSYGQFYNPATIARLDRSFDASFGLVNWIADIDYNMGSVAWRPADGRYGVFGLQFVSTDYGEIDETILGAGEKGYYRLGTFRPNAWAAGISYARALTGRFSVGANLKYANLDLGTGTHGLSGDGDLERSDYEEGTMVVDFGVHYQTGFESLNFAMSVRNFAPDISFNEEDSELPLTFRIGVAMDMMDLFDGIDQNMHSFNLSIDANRPRDFDEQLIIGGEYTFMNAFSVRAGYGFPTDTEQISAGFGIRQSLGSVELSIDYSYTTFDVFDNVDTFSIQLGF, encoded by the coding sequence GTGAAGCTGAAATCATTACTTACAACGCTTTCAATCTTTGCCCTCTCTGCAGCATTGCTTGTTGATGCCGATGCACAGCCCAGAGATAAAAGGGCTCAGACTACGATGAAGTTTCTCAGTGTTTCCACCAATGCCAGGGCAACAGGAATGGGAACGGCTGTTACAGCCATAGAAACGAAATCCTCCTACGGCCAGTTCTACAATCCGGCAACCATTGCCCGGCTCGACAGAAGCTTTGATGCTTCTTTCGGCCTCGTGAACTGGATCGCAGATATCGACTACAACATGGGAAGTGTCGCATGGAGACCAGCAGACGGCCGCTATGGCGTTTTCGGGTTGCAGTTCGTATCCACCGACTATGGCGAAATTGACGAAACCATACTCGGCGCTGGAGAAAAAGGATATTACAGACTCGGCACGTTCCGGCCCAATGCATGGGCAGCCGGAATTTCCTATGCAAGAGCTCTGACCGGCCGTTTTTCCGTCGGTGCAAACCTGAAATATGCCAACCTCGATCTTGGAACCGGAACGCACGGCTTGTCGGGCGACGGTGACCTGGAGCGCAGCGACTACGAAGAAGGGACCATGGTTGTGGATTTTGGTGTTCACTACCAGACCGGATTTGAAAGTCTGAACTTCGCGATGTCAGTCCGCAATTTTGCACCTGATATCAGTTTTAACGAGGAAGACAGCGAACTCCCGCTGACATTCCGCATAGGTGTTGCCATGGATATGATGGATCTGTTCGACGGCATTGATCAGAATATGCACTCGTTCAATCTCAGTATTGATGCCAATCGTCCCCGTGATTTTGACGAACAGCTGATCATCGGAGGTGAATATACCTTCATGAACGCATTTTCAGTCAGAGCCGGATACGGTTTCCCGACAGACACCGAGCAGATATCAGCCGGCTTTGGTATACGTCAGAGTCTGGGATCCGTGGAGTTGAGTATAGATTACTCCTATACCACATTTGACGTCTTTGATAATGTCGACACCTTCTCCATTCAGCTTGGATTCTAA
- the gcvP gene encoding aminomethyl-transferring glycine dehydrogenase: MNTLFQREYFEHRHNGPDHSEINNMLETVRCASLDELIEQTVPENIRLKTGLNLPEPLSEHHFIKEFRKIASKNRLFQNYIGMGYYDSITPAVIQRNILENPGWYTAYTPYQAEISQGRLEALVNYQTMVMDLTGMEIANASLLDEATAAAEAMTLLRDTRKGIRKKGTRFFVSELCFPQTIDVLRTRAEYMGIELLIDHPDNLDVTDEKLFGVLLQHPDSNGAINDIRPVIESANEYQVGVAVAADLLSLALITPPGEMGADVVIGNTQRFGVPLGYGGPHAAYFATKDVFKRQVPGRIIGVSRDKEGNPAYRMALQTREQHIRREKATSNICTSQVLLAVMAGAYGVYHGPSGLRRVAKRIRALARLTELGLEKAGFAQVNEFYFDTLKIDVGSNDRKNQIREEAQRRKINLRYFEDAFVGVSFDQAKEPEDAAEIISLFSKIAGVSEPDTQQLMDMVDVDYPAAMARQSDFLTHEVFNSYHSEHEMLRYLKRLENRDISLTHSMISLGSCTMKLNATTEMLPVSWPELADIHPFAPDDQAEGYHQIIRELSDWLCEITGYDSMSMQPNSGAQGEYAGLLTIRSYLEAKGEQHRNVTIIPSSAHGTNPASAVMAGMKVVITKCDDQGNIDLEDLREKVAQYRENLAALMVTYPSTHGVFEEDIREVCDLIHENGGQVYMDGANMNAQVGVTSPAIVGADVCHLNLHKTFCIPHGGGGPGVGPIGAAAHLTPHLPGHFRLPGDNRAVAAAPYGSPGILGISYAYIRMMGARGLTNATKIAILNANYIKDRLKDHYKPLYVGKNGRVGHEMIIELRTFRQTTGIDAIDVAKRLMDYGYHAPTVSFPVPGTMMIEPTESENKAELDRFCDAMISIRSEIAQIEQGHWDKENNPLKNAPHTSRMVTDDDWKLPYSRKKAAFPLDWLRHNKFWPSVSRIDDVYGDRNLMCSCPSPEEYADEEAGV, translated from the coding sequence ATGAATACCCTGTTTCAAAGAGAATATTTTGAGCATCGTCACAATGGACCGGACCACTCTGAAATAAATAACATGCTGGAGACGGTCAGATGCGCTTCACTGGATGAACTGATTGAGCAGACAGTACCGGAAAATATCAGGCTTAAAACCGGTTTGAATTTGCCGGAACCGCTCAGTGAGCACCATTTTATCAAAGAGTTTCGCAAGATCGCCTCAAAAAACCGGTTGTTTCAAAACTATATCGGAATGGGGTATTATGATTCCATCACACCGGCGGTCATTCAGCGCAATATTCTTGAAAATCCCGGATGGTATACCGCTTACACACCGTATCAGGCTGAAATTTCACAGGGCAGGCTTGAAGCGCTTGTCAACTACCAGACCATGGTGATGGATCTGACAGGGATGGAGATAGCCAATGCTTCGCTGCTCGATGAGGCTACGGCAGCTGCTGAAGCAATGACGCTGCTCCGTGATACCCGCAAGGGAATCAGGAAGAAAGGGACGCGATTTTTTGTCTCCGAATTATGTTTTCCGCAGACCATAGACGTACTCAGGACACGGGCTGAGTATATGGGAATTGAGCTGCTGATTGATCATCCGGATAATCTCGATGTAACCGATGAAAAGCTATTTGGTGTTTTGCTGCAGCACCCCGATTCAAACGGGGCGATAAATGACATCCGTCCTGTAATCGAATCGGCCAATGAGTATCAGGTCGGTGTTGCCGTTGCAGCAGATTTGCTTAGCCTTGCTTTGATCACACCTCCGGGAGAAATGGGGGCCGATGTAGTCATTGGAAATACCCAGCGGTTTGGAGTGCCTCTTGGCTATGGCGGGCCGCATGCTGCATATTTTGCTACAAAAGATGTCTTCAAGCGTCAGGTGCCGGGACGTATCATCGGTGTTTCCAGAGACAAGGAGGGAAACCCAGCATACAGAATGGCGCTGCAGACCAGGGAGCAGCATATTAGAAGAGAAAAGGCGACATCAAATATATGTACTTCCCAGGTGTTGCTTGCCGTAATGGCCGGTGCCTATGGTGTGTATCACGGACCATCGGGGCTCCGGAGAGTTGCAAAGCGTATCCGGGCTCTTGCCAGACTTACGGAGCTTGGACTGGAAAAAGCGGGATTTGCACAGGTTAATGAATTCTATTTTGACACACTGAAAATTGATGTCGGTTCAAACGACAGGAAGAATCAGATCCGTGAAGAGGCGCAACGAAGGAAAATTAATCTCAGATACTTTGAGGATGCGTTCGTAGGTGTTTCATTTGATCAGGCCAAAGAGCCCGAAGATGCGGCAGAGATCATTTCTCTCTTTTCGAAAATTGCCGGAGTATCAGAACCCGATACCCAACAGCTCATGGATATGGTAGATGTTGATTATCCTGCAGCTATGGCCAGACAAAGTGATTTCCTGACACACGAGGTATTCAACAGTTATCACAGTGAGCATGAGATGCTGCGCTATCTGAAGCGCCTTGAAAACAGGGATATCTCTCTGACTCACTCCATGATATCACTGGGTTCCTGCACCATGAAACTCAATGCCACGACAGAGATGCTTCCTGTCAGCTGGCCGGAGCTCGCCGACATCCATCCATTTGCACCGGACGACCAGGCTGAGGGCTATCATCAGATCATCCGGGAACTGTCAGACTGGTTGTGTGAAATTACGGGATATGACAGCATGTCGATGCAGCCCAATTCAGGTGCTCAGGGAGAGTATGCAGGGCTGCTCACTATCCGGTCTTACCTGGAGGCAAAAGGGGAGCAGCACCGGAATGTGACCATCATCCCTTCATCAGCTCACGGGACGAATCCGGCCAGTGCCGTAATGGCTGGCATGAAAGTGGTTATCACCAAATGTGATGATCAGGGGAACATCGACCTTGAGGACTTGCGCGAGAAGGTGGCGCAGTACAGGGAAAATCTGGCGGCACTGATGGTTACCTATCCCTCGACACATGGTGTTTTTGAAGAGGACATCCGGGAAGTCTGTGATCTGATCCATGAAAACGGTGGTCAGGTTTACATGGATGGCGCAAATATGAATGCCCAGGTCGGAGTAACATCACCGGCCATTGTGGGGGCAGATGTTTGCCATCTCAATTTGCATAAAACATTTTGCATCCCGCATGGCGGCGGCGGGCCCGGAGTGGGGCCGATCGGCGCGGCAGCCCACCTGACCCCGCACCTTCCCGGCCACTTCCGTCTTCCCGGTGATAACCGTGCCGTAGCGGCAGCGCCTTATGGCAGCCCGGGTATTCTTGGCATTTCCTATGCCTACATTCGTATGATGGGGGCCCGGGGGCTGACCAATGCCACAAAAATTGCGATTCTGAATGCCAATTATATCAAGGACCGGCTCAAAGATCATTACAAGCCGCTCTACGTAGGCAAAAACGGAAGAGTGGGGCATGAGATGATTATTGAGCTGCGCACATTCCGCCAGACAACCGGAATCGATGCTATTGATGTCGCCAAACGCCTGATGGATTACGGCTATCATGCACCGACCGTATCATTCCCGGTTCCCGGAACAATGATGATTGAGCCTACGGAAAGTGAGAACAAGGCGGAGTTGGACCGGTTTTGCGATGCCATGATATCCATACGCAGCGAAATTGCGCAAATTGAACAGGGTCATTGGGATAAAGAGAATAATCCACTGAAAAATGCCCCTCATACATCGCGTATGGTCACTGATGATGACTGGAAATTGCCTTACAGCAGGAAAAAGGCTGCATTTCCGCTTGACTGGTTGCGCCATAACAAGTTCTGGCCAAGTGTCAGCCGGATTGATGATGTTTACGGAGACCGGAATCTGATGTGCAGTTGCCCGTCACCGGAAGAATATGCAGATGAAGAGGCCGGGGTCTGA